gattacccgcactggcctattacccgcgccccaaaaccgaaaaaatctTGCTACTGTATTTCCGGGACAAGAACTCACAACCTTGAGTGATGAATATtccatgttgttgtttacaaagcagaAGATCAATAGcattttctgctaagaattggcttttataatgcagccttaaacactctccttagtcatttctggtttgtcttgttaaaacgACCTAAATATCCAATGTATTAACGCTATTAAAGACTCGATAGAATACGAGTTGAAGGCCAACATCTTTACGATTGATCattgagcgccattttgatagGTTGAGAGAAAGTGGGGGCGAGTGTTAAAAATACCTGATGGGGTGGTGGTTAGGCATACCCAGGGGCAAAAGACCGGGCCTATATAAGAATTCGCTTTAAACGGGAATGCTCTATTTCTCAAGCCAGGGGTAGCTAGGAACATTTCACTGATGCGCTGAACAATCCAGCAAATTTTCCACTGTagttagtgttttgtttacacACGTGCCGACAATCACGTTCTAAATAATTATGCGATGCCGTGAAATATGTCGGCATCTTGTTTTGTAGCTTTGAGCGTGCTTTcaaaaaaaatgctttcaatctttcatatacaaaattGAAAGGAGTGCAGGTGAGaatgcttttaaattaagcgaagaaaaaagcagtgaaatacagtaatagaccaattcggctaactcaatgttgtacccaattcaaatctctcggggttaagattctttgtgtgttgaatttgcatgacaatgaagcattcacatttaaatgagatggaaatacttggaacaaaacgttttattcccaaaagatttgaattgggtacaacattgagttagccgaattggtctatcaCTTAAACActattgatttgtttttcattcaatttgcatcggctttcattgaggGCTTTTAGAACACTAGAATAAAACATCACACAAATCTTGAATAGGAAGCGTTTTCAGATTGAACTACGGTAACAAACAAGCTTGGCACCACACAAGTTTTAAGGAAGCATCAGTTTAATTAAGTAGTAaaggtttgaaattatttaaacaagatcgtaaaagatttgttttgaacaGAAAAATTTGTGGcatcacaaaataaacacattcgcatcttgttactttttcagcattgaattgtgtctcacgataaactctttcttaaaattgaaaaggatgtgttaaagtgagaaattcgttctcatttacttttaattcGGTGACAAGTTGTGACATGGTCGAAGGGAaagattattgtttttcattcaatttgcttCGGCTTTCATCGAGCGGTTTTACAAAGACTACGGcaaataaagcatcattttaaagattgaatcaacgaacgaggcaacacacagatttgaaggaagtgttggtttaattatcctcattttaacttgtttcaatctgtcaaattcttacctgagatttaaaaattatcgcattacccgcaccttcctattaCCCGCAGCAACCGcggtttactggaaaattaacgcattacccgcgggtaatcggccggaaattacggtagttCTCGGTTCAACTTCTCCAttgcacttgtaaatataagccaactggtttgcctctggccagttgggattcataatagttgttgttcttgttcagttctgtcatttcattgattgtgtATCATTGGCCCTCAAAAGCCCCCTATAATGGTCAATTAAATACTGTTAAGACTTGTGTATAAGCTGCACCTTTTTGCATAAGTTTTGGGCCAAATGTCacaggtgcggcttatacaaaTGTGTACATGagaccattgctttcagagggagtaaaGTGGCTTACAGGGGacacaaattgaactgaaacCTTTCAGCAACTAAAGATTAAACATATTGAAACCTGTTGTTCATCACTGCTTTCGGTGGTTagaagtggtggctcctaaaggagctgtTTGTTTGCATCTTAAATCAGTTAAACCGCACGACTACAAGAAATGGGGGTATTCATTAAACAAAATGACTCCTTTGAGTACAGTTGTATCTTGGTGGCACGAGTCAAATTTACGGAAAGGTAATTATGAAAAGTACCAAATAATAAGCATGGGGCCAAAGGGCAAAACTAAAGATTTGGAGATAACAATgtcaaatgtacatgtaagaataAAGTGTGGTTCTGACCTTAGACTATTGGGGCTTACAATACATGTAGACCAAAACCTGGATTTCAGTAAACATGTCAGTGAAGTATATGCAAACGAGCAGGAAGGAAAGTGGGTGTTCTAATAAGACTACATGTACGTAATATACTTTCTGCCAGAGCCAAACTTATTAGACATACAGTACAAGTCTGCGATACTGCCTCAGCTGACATATTGTCATCATACCATTTGGAATTTTAGTCGCTCTTTGGACAACAGGAAACTGGAGCGGATCCAAGAAAGAGCCTTGAGAGCAATTAATTATAGGAAATCTGCAACCTATGACAAATTGCTTAAGTTGGCAAAGCTACCCACGTTAAAGAACAGGCAGCTACAAGACATTGCTATTCTCCTGAGTGTATAAAGTAAAGAATGTACTTTGTCCTTCATAGTATTACTATTAAAGAAATATTCCAAAACAAGAAATTCAGATTTTGTACTACCAAGATAATTCAATACCATGACGTATGGAAAGCATAGCTTACAATATCTAGGTCCACTTCTCTGGTCAAAATTAGATAAGAAAGTCAGGAATTCAGAATTTTTAAAATACGTTTAAAGCTAAAAATTAGGAAATTAGATCTAGTTGGGATGATGGAAGATATTGTAATATTGTGCACTATGCAGTAGTTAAATAAGAATCCTCAAGAGTGGAAATTATAGGATCTAGGATTTTATTCATGGATTGAAAATAGTGAGCTGGGAGGGGATTAGTCTTTAAACTTTAATTTTAAGGAAGCATGGGTTTATGGGATACTGATGATGTCAAGATATTTTTAGGGTACTAGTTTAAAACACAGCGAATTTTAACACTTATTACTAATAATTAGTATTTTGGATcagattaatattattatttcttctTAACTTTTAATTCACTAGTGGTTAGGTGTCCCCCATTAGTTTACGTATATGAAAGCTAGATCTACCTGACACCTTAATAaagttattgattgattgattgatttgtgAGAAATAACgtggaaagaaatgtacatgtaaatatgataacaatcaaaaataaatttgaatcgCACAGGATGTTTCAACCATACAAATTCTACCGTACTCATTCTGTGAAGAACCGCAAACATCTTCGGCTGTAAACCAAAGCATGAAACTTATatgctccagtttctctttgataagaatttaactcAGTGATTTTAAATGTAAATGCCCAACACATGAAGCCCAACTTCTTGCAGTTTTCTAAGGGTCTAAAGTgcacttccagaatctggaagtccgttgtgattggtctcCGTAAATTCCGGCTTGTTTCAGCAGATTCTCGTGGGAGAGGAACGTGTGACAAATTTTTAAGAGAGTCTGCGACTGGGAGGCTATATGAGAAGAGCAAGGGTCTGAGCTTGCTTTTATCGAGAAGATTTTTGACCTCTTAGTGGTGGCCTTTGGTATGCAGGATATACACTTCTGTAAGACTAATTCATGTATCCTCAAAGCATGCAATGTAACACAGGAAATTTTAGACAAAGTGTAGCCTACTGGTCAGCATACACCTTACTGCACTGATCATTGAAGCTCTGCCACCAATTCAACAATCACTGTTTGGTGGAAAATGTTAAGAATTTTAATACTGTAGTAGAATTTTTAAAGGGAAGCAGTGATATTGGCATGGTGGTGAGAGCGCTCTCCTCCAACAATGTTTCCTGGGTTTGTCTCCCAGACTAGGCATCAtttgtgggttgaatttgttggttctctactctgctccaagaggtttttctctgggtactccggtgtTCTGCTCTCCTCAAAACCCAACCCATGATTTGATATGTGTTGACTTGATTTGATTGCATTTGTGTAAAGGGTTCCCAATTAGACTGTGCTTCAGTGCTAGATACAGGTGACACTTATAATagttcatcattatcatcattatcatcatcatcatcatcagtagtTGTATTTCCTCTTTTGAATGCAGTTGTGGCTTTTGCAGTCGCCGCCAATCAGAACAAACAGCTGCTAGGTAAAAATGGACTTTTGCCATCTGACTTGTATCTGAAAAGAATAGAAGAACATTTTGCTGATACTGGCTGGAGAAAGGTTCTTCATGTTCCCACCCTGTTACTTTTTACTGATAAAAGCAGGATTGATGAGTTTTTGGACATCTTAGCACATCTTGGTTTGGCACTCTCTGGAATTGTAATGGTGTTTGGATCTGCCAACATGTTGATTATGACCTTGTTATGGGTTCTTTATCATTCTATTGTCAATATTGGTCAGAGGTGGTAAGTGTTCTTAAGTCCTTGCCATGCTAGTGATAAGCAgtatcatgttttttttttttcccttggtAGAGTTTatttgcatagttttaaggTTCGTTCAAATTGTTTGAATAGATTATTGTCTGTCAGTAGACCTGCGCGAAAGAGAcagctacatgtagttttgtATAGTCTGAATACCTCTATTAATGCTCTTCAAAAGGAGTGGTTTGTTCAACAAACCCAATGATCTACACTGTAAAAAGTGCTGCAGATACAGGATATTCTGAAAAATATCTGCTGTCAGACTGTTAGTGTCAGGGACTGAGTTAGAGTTTTAATACTGGGCTACTGAGCCTGTACTGGGCTCCTTCATTACCCACAGTTGTTGTTACAAGtacattttattttacattttattttcattacatGCTATCCTGCCAAAAATCAAAGCCAGAacttaataattaatttttaaaattaattagaGAAGGTATCTGGATCAAAATGAGGAAGTTAAAGCGATAATGACATTAATAGCAAGGCCACAAAACTTTATTGGTGTACAtgatggaaaaaaaacaataatattatcatttgGTGCACATGAAGCAGCCAATTTTTAGATTATTTCTTTGCCATAttcaacaaaacaataacagtATTAACCAAATTAAGGTTattaaaatttattaaattctaaccttcaattattgtttttgtgtagGTACTCATTTggtaagtttttttgtttgtttattagtGTTCATTTATTTCTGTTAGTACCTTctttttcacaattttattttaaagcttaaGGCAGGTAGTGTTTAGAAAGAAACAATTCTGTAACAAAATTGACACAAACCATTCAGCTATtcagaaaaaattaatatggtGGAGTTACACTGTAACTGAGTCAGTGACCACCACCGCTACAAGCCACAAGCATGTGCATCCCTTGTCATTACACACTGTCTCTTTCTAATctgtttttaattgttttttaattttttgttcatgtACTCACTTGGTACTTGTAATTTCTAACTAACTTtccaattatttatttattattacaaacATTGATCTTTATCaacacaaaaaataattattgtagaaGTCAGATTTTTCCATTTCAGGCTGGGAGTCACAACTTCTTGAGACAGGGTTCCTTGCCATATTTTTGTGTCCTGTGTTTAAGATGCATCAAGTACCAATTCATACACCAACACCTGCGGTTGTCATCTGGGGGTATAGATGGCTCATCTTTCGGATCATGATTGGTGCTGTAAGTAACACTTAGTTTCATGTACCATTTTGTAGAGGCTGGTGGTGCCCCCATTTCCCAGCTTCAATCAGTTTATCAGCTGCCGCTGgtaaactagttgcttggcgacAAGCAGAAGAACAGCCGAAAAATCAGAGTCCAGGAATTATTCGAAGCTTCAACCTTCGTAACACCATAATTGACTGCCCTTAGCCCATCGAGTTTCAAGAACTCCTTGAGAGGTATCAGCGTTTTACAAGAGTCTTCTGACAAGACTTCTTAAGTGTCCACTGGGTTTCACAATGAAGTAATATTAAATTTTGGTAACTATTGTGCAGCTGTTCCTTTTTATCAGAGGGAAAAATAagcaaatttttgaattttcagttACATCAAAAGAATTTGAGGAAAGTTAAAATGTACTGAGAAGACTTAACCAAATTAGGCTGGTGACATCTTTTATCATTATGGCTCCTAAAACCATGTATTGGCCAATGCAGATCTTTACGTTTTGGTTGCtggtaacaataattatttgctgTTATTAGTGTTTTTGATGACATGCATTGTCTTAAAGGAAcctaaaatgtaatttttttttacttgccaGGGAATGATCAAGATGAGAGGTGATCAATGTTGGCGAGATTTGACGTGTATGAACTACCATTATGAGGTAAGTGGCCTGTTTCACAGCACCATATATGTGAAACAaccttttctcctttttttttttactcacgTGAAGTTTTAATGATCAAAGATCTTTCCAGATACGTGTGcttgtacaaaaaaaaaccttgaatgTATGCTCCAAAATCGGTGCTGGACTGGACTTTACACCAaggtgttagggttagggtcagaTGTTTTGAATTAATATGTGCACATAGCTGAGCACATGTTCAGTTAATAGAGTACTGCAAAGCATCTCCATGAGCTCAGCTGCTCTTGTAAGGTacatttatatgtaaatgacTTGCTTCCTTAATGGAAAACTAAAGATAACCAGAGACAATAACAAATATCATTATGTTTAATGTactgtgttttgttttctttcaagacCCAACCAGTGCCAAATCCCATGAGTTACTTTATGCATCAATCTCCAGAAATTTTTCACAAGTTTGAAACACTGACAAATCACTTTATTGAATTGGTAGTTCCTTTCTTCATCTTTCTCCCAAGACCTTTCAGAATCTCTTGTGGAGTTTTGCAGATTTTGTTTCAGGTGAGGTTCCCCTTCATCTTGttttttatgcttttatttttcaaaatctaaTAATATACATTGGAAAATTTCTCCGCTcggattggctaagagaaatgtaGTTTTTGGataacacagtgcagaaaagaggtcTTAGATAAGGAGCTTAGTAGGACAGGGGCCACAGAGTATGTTTGAAAGTGGTgtaggggaggggaggggggtgggggtaggTTTTGGTAGGGATCACAAAGATGTGATGGGAGGGGGgaggtttaggagaaaacaacattgtggaaaaaaagtgggaggggaggggggggcttTAACCCCACCATCCCTGCAGCCCCTGtaggaggtctgtatcaatcaGTTTGCTTTGTCATTCAATAGAACCATACAAAAACCACATGCAATAGGAAATAATTCAACATAAGATTTACAACATGCTTGACTTGTTGCCTCATCCTGCAGGTTCTTTTAATAATCAGTGGAAACTTGAGCTTTCTTAATTGGCTTACTATTCTACCCAGTATCATGTGCTTTGACGACAAGAGTCTGGCATGTCTGTTCTCGTCATCTTCTGCCAAAAATGACATGATCATGATACAGGAGCTGAACAAGGCTGGAGTTGGTCCAAGGCCCACATGGGGTAATGTACGCTTTCACATTACACAGCTTGATGATGTTATATTTACAGTAGATCTACAATCTTCGTCTAAAGTGCTGGTCCAGGAATATTTCCACTTTCTTACAGTCTCAGTAGGTCATGGCCCCTTCTATGGTCCTTGCCTagtactccccccccccccctcgcgAAACTTGACTAGAGACTCGATTCTCGATCCTCGAAATCACTGACACAATGCAAACCAACAGCGTCATTGACGTCTTTTAGCGACTCAACAACTTTTGTTGAACAGTTTAGATGCCCATTTGTGGCTGATATCATAACACAGGCTGTTACTTACAACAAAACATCTTCAACATcgttttccccctccccctctagAGAAACGTCCCTGCTGTTCAAGTCTCTGTCTTGCCCATGGATTTGGCAGGGAATAGTCTTCCAGGGTTGGAAGACACTACGGCAGAATGAACTGGAAACTTGAGTTTAGTGTTAGTCTGTAAAGTAAATTGTACAAAAAGCTGGAACTcaaatttcattgttaaatgaACTAAAGTTGAATTGTTCGATAATTGTTTAactgaataattaacaattattcaatgAACatgtgttggatatgagatggcaaATAGCCAACCAAGCACGTAAGCGCTGAGTTgcctataaccagtctcatatccaacaatagcgaatggaataactgttagtgttttattaaaattttatcAAATTCTGGTGCTTAGACACTTGAcaattaaagccaatcagtttccagcttgaCAACACTTgatgcaatcagtttccatattagtaGATCATACGGTATGTGAGCTAATAACTGAGATTggctgaaccaatcagaaaactaTAAACGCCATAACCGaagtcgaaaatttaataatcataataatgaattttattatataaacaccaattaaataccaagtgagctttcgcgcaaAAATATGATATCTTCATACGTGTAGCTTACATGTTATTTTCagacgtgaaaagatcactgttgctatggttacatatgaaaatcgcgcctttcgatgcctttcgtgaaacgatttggtatttcattggtgtttctATAacaaatagaatattacatggccgcttggagataggAGAGtcctcttctcgtgttgaaaaatattttcactcgttcgctgcgctcactcgtgaaatatttgtCAACACTCGaaaagaaatttcgtatctccgcgcggccttgtaatatcctctatttattgtaTTTAGCTCTGGGGGCAGGGGCACTCATAAAAGGGGACACTGTTGGGAAAGTATCTATTTACAAACAtcacttttgttattcaaattttccaaccacagaaacaaaagaccctttgtttcgacaaccATTGAGGCACTCGTTGGCAcattaaggcctggccaaacgcacgtaacatttcaacgcaacatcttgtaatattgttgggcacaacatgttgcatacatttggccaccctgttgcgatatgttgcaacatgttggatcaaatttgaaaacggtcaaatttttcttgcaacattttggatgttggatgatgttgtactcgtttggcaacgttcacgcaacattgttgcactagggcatgcgcgcttGGTCCATTTGTTGCGCGTCTGGGGCTGGGGCACGACTTACGATattgcaaagttctattttgaggtgacgtttttgcgacgctgacggcaaccggaagtgagctgttttcccatttaacttgtcttcacacaaccacatttacattgctaagtacctTTCTACATTAGAGATGATTTGTatgaaaatctgggagacaccactggcctagcacgcgaaatgttctcttccggttgccgtccgtgtctcaaaaacgcgcgtgcttaagctccctaatgacgaTAGGTGACGTCGAGGATATCTTCGCTGGTACAGAATCAAATCAAATCCACTCGTATCAAattgtaggttggtttttgaggaaaggggaaaatcggagcagtacccggagaaaaatatCTTGAAGCGGAgcacagtagagaaccaacaagctccaagtctgggaatcgaacccgggccactttGATGGGAGGCGATTGCTCTAACCTCTGCGCCATCTCTGCTTGACAAACTCACGGAGTGGCTCTTTTGCCCATTTTTCAGGTCTTTGCATTCGCCGTGTATTTGAGCTCATGCTTGGTGCCATGCTAGCGTATTTGAGTATTCCTGTGGTGCAGAATCTCCTTTCATCTCGTCAAGCTATGAATACATCATTTGACTCATTCAGAATTGTCAATACCTACGGAGCCTTTGGAAGGTAGAGTAATACAAGTCAACAGACGAAGGATAGACTGCTAGCAGCTTCACCTTTTTCCTTGGGTAACCCAAGTGGAATGCAAACTCgaatttatgaaaataaattggcCGGAAAGCGTGCGGAGAGTTTTGGGACAGAAATATAGAAAAGTTTTGTTTCTCCTCACACCCACGCCCGCGATTATTGGCCACTTTGAGGTTGCACAGGAGACTGGGTCGAGTGTCTTGTTGAATTGCATTGTGGGACTGTTTGGGGACACATTTTCATCATTGCGTATTGACTGAAGTTGCAAGAATTGAATAAAGCGATATACCAGGAGCTGAGCTTCTAAGCCACCAGAGTATTGTACAATGGCAATTTTACAACGGTGGCTCGCTTGCCAAGGTGCAAAATTGTCCGGAAATCGAAAAGATTTAATCAAAAGGTTTGTGAGATCctagtacatacatgtacaatgtttACTTACTAACAACGTATGTTATAAAGATTTAACCCgaagttaaggaggctcgaaagggtttcaacacgtAGAACactctctgtttagatcgaataacgctacaacagtgtatcacgtaacagcaatgttatggtaccataattATGAAACagcgattatttccaaacaagatttgatcattattgtgacgtaataagttaccttggcaacgggaaagcccagcaaaaacaccctatattttggatttagttacTCGTCTCTCAAAagcgaactcggtgaccccccttttttattgctgaaaagtgataagaaggccacgatgaaactttcggcaaaatttaaaaacattct
The genomic region above belongs to Montipora capricornis isolate CH-2021 chromosome 8, ASM3666992v2, whole genome shotgun sequence and contains:
- the LOC138060582 gene encoding lipase maturation factor 1-like, encoding MELFEGLRRRRKNGFNLVNKGNEGKQSADKNPTRSGAREIETGTYWLTRIVFLRSLGLIYFVAFAVAANQNKQLLGKNGLLPSDLYLKRIEEHFADTGWRKVLHVPTLLLFTDKSRIDEFLDILAHLGLALSGIVMVFGSANMLIMTLLWVLYHSIVNIGQRWYSFGWESQLLETGFLAIFLCPVFKMHQVPIHTPTPAVVIWGYRWLIFRIMIGAGMIKMRGDQCWRDLTCMNYHYETQPVPNPMSYFMHQSPEIFHKFETLTNHFIELVVPFFIFLPRPFRISCGVLQILFQVLLIISGNLSFLNWLTILPSIMCFDDKSLACLFSSSSAKNDMIMIQELNKAGVGPRPTWGLCIRRVFELMLGAMLAYLSIPVVQNLLSSRQAMNTSFDSFRIVNTYGAFGSVTKERTEVIFQGTRNATITPDEAGAIWEEYQFKCKPGDPKRRPCVISPYHYRLDWLMWFAAFQNYQYNPWLIHLAAKLLANDEQATSLIAHNPFMNGTPPTFIRGEHYLYKFTKIGSKEAKAGYWWKRSKTGSYFPPINLQAVKEYLKSHGWKLPKVKKKPAT